One segment of Desulfovermiculus halophilus DSM 18834 DNA contains the following:
- a CDS encoding endonuclease domain-containing protein, producing MSSPKHNNTEQKRLRQKLRKEMTPAEVRLWNVLKGRQLDGRKFRRQQSLGPYIVDFYCPMESLVIELDGEVHNNAMRREYDVQRQAYIQDLGMIVLRFENRMVFEDIENVIATIRRHFCCRSSAGF from the coding sequence ATGTCATCTCCAAAGCACAACAACACAGAACAGAAAAGGCTCAGGCAGAAGCTACGAAAGGAAATGACCCCGGCAGAAGTTCGGCTATGGAACGTATTGAAAGGCAGGCAGCTTGATGGACGAAAGTTTCGGCGTCAGCAAAGCTTGGGGCCATATATAGTAGATTTCTATTGTCCCATGGAAAGTCTGGTCATTGAGTTGGATGGAGAGGTGCACAATAATGCTATGCGCCGGGAATACGATGTTCAGAGACAAGCATATATACAAGATTTAGGCATGATAGTGCTCAGATTTGAGAACAGGATGGTTTTTGAAGATATTGAGAACGTGATTGCAACGATACGCCGACATTTTTGTTGTCGCAGCTCAGCAGGTTTTTAA
- a CDS encoding tetratricopeptide repeat protein — MPHRLRFLQGLSLVVLLLLSAGLVGCATSGGMDSRSLSSGPKFSGTSSLERMAANSNIGELNALSAPELEHRGDMALKRRDYHVAYIHYDKALAKEPENMDLTYKLGLLFVLSDMPGEAIGYLHKAAQAKPERPMAHYLLGLSLYKTGEKKEAATHLHQAIRLDSDVWQAHNLLGIIADGKKDHVQAAQFFQAAVALRPNNGELHNNLGVAYALAGEGGKAVQSFMRALRNRYDSPRVYNNLGLALAGQGRFDEALECFKKAGSNAQAYNNLGCVYLQRGNAMLAERYFQKAIALQPTFYSVANANLSKAGVKMRDAGPE, encoded by the coding sequence ATGCCTCACCGTCTTCGCTTCCTGCAAGGTTTGAGTCTGGTCGTCCTTCTGCTCCTGTCCGCTGGCCTCGTGGGCTGTGCAACCTCCGGAGGCATGGACTCTCGTTCCCTGTCCAGCGGTCCGAAATTCTCCGGCACCAGCTCCCTGGAGCGAATGGCGGCCAACAGCAATATCGGGGAACTGAACGCATTGTCAGCCCCTGAGCTGGAGCACAGGGGAGACATGGCCCTGAAGCGCCGGGATTACCATGTGGCCTATATCCACTACGACAAGGCCCTGGCCAAGGAACCGGAAAATATGGATCTGACATACAAGCTCGGTCTGCTTTTTGTTCTTTCCGACATGCCGGGAGAAGCCATTGGGTATTTACACAAAGCGGCTCAGGCCAAGCCGGAGCGGCCAATGGCCCATTACCTCCTGGGTTTGTCCTTGTACAAGACCGGAGAGAAGAAGGAGGCCGCGACACATCTGCATCAGGCCATTCGGCTGGATTCAGATGTCTGGCAGGCACACAATCTGCTGGGCATTATCGCGGACGGAAAAAAGGACCATGTCCAGGCTGCGCAGTTTTTTCAGGCCGCAGTTGCCTTGCGGCCGAACAACGGTGAGCTGCACAATAATCTGGGAGTGGCGTATGCCCTGGCCGGAGAGGGAGGGAAGGCGGTGCAGTCTTTTATGCGCGCCTTGCGCAACAGATACGATTCGCCAAGGGTGTACAATAATCTGGGGTTGGCCCTGGCCGGACAGGGAAGGTTTGACGAGGCCCTGGAATGTTTCAAAAAGGCCGGCAGTAACGCCCAAGCCTATAATAACCTGGGTTGCGTTTATCTGCAGCGGGGGAATGCCATGCTGGCGGAAAGGTACTTTCAAAAGGCCATCGCACTGCAGCCCACGTTTTATTCCGTGGCCAATGCAAACTTGAGCAAGGCAGGGGTGAAGATGAGAGACGCAGGCCCGGAGTAG
- a CDS encoding CpaF family protein, producing MPTAAKLKVMDSPVPEEYYELKTRIHDRLLDQVDISKLETMDHDLLRGQLRTLVDKILREPGQRVPLNLQEKEKLISEIPDEVLGYGPLEPLLQDPTISDILVNSYRQIYVERFGKIEKTDARFKDNDHLMKIIDKIVSSVGRRVDESSPMVDARLPDGSRVNAIIPPLALDGPMLSVRRFAVVPLEMDDLIGHEALPPQMAEVLKGIVRCRLNVLISGGTGSGKTTFLNVLSRYIPANERIVTIEDSAELQLKQEHVVRLETRPPNTEGKGEVTQRDLVINSLRMRPDRIIVGEVRGKESFDMLQAMNTGHDGSLTTIHANSPRDGLMRLETMVAMANFEIPSDFLRRYISSALDVVLQLGRLSDGKRKLLSVQEITGMEGNVITMQEIFSFKQQGLAKDGSVKGRFQFHGIRPRFLDRFNEWGITLPKDVFTGLDEF from the coding sequence ATGCCTACAGCAGCCAAACTCAAGGTCATGGATTCTCCAGTTCCGGAGGAATATTATGAGCTGAAGACCAGGATTCACGACCGGCTCTTGGATCAGGTGGATATCTCCAAGCTGGAAACCATGGACCATGATCTGCTGCGCGGTCAACTGCGGACTTTGGTGGACAAGATCCTGCGCGAACCCGGGCAGCGGGTGCCGTTGAACCTGCAGGAAAAAGAAAAGCTGATCAGCGAGATCCCGGACGAAGTCCTGGGCTATGGCCCTTTGGAGCCCCTGCTGCAGGACCCGACTATATCCGATATCCTGGTCAATTCCTATCGCCAGATATATGTGGAGCGCTTCGGCAAGATCGAGAAGACCGATGCCCGGTTTAAGGACAACGATCATCTGATGAAGATCATTGACAAGATCGTGTCCTCGGTGGGCCGCAGGGTGGACGAGTCCTCGCCCATGGTCGACGCCAGGCTCCCGGACGGATCCCGGGTAAACGCCATCATTCCTCCCCTGGCCCTGGACGGTCCCATGCTCTCCGTCCGCCGATTTGCTGTGGTCCCTCTGGAGATGGATGACCTCATCGGACATGAGGCTCTGCCGCCGCAAATGGCGGAAGTGCTCAAGGGTATCGTCCGCTGCCGGCTGAACGTGCTCATTTCCGGAGGAACAGGTTCCGGAAAGACCACCTTTCTGAACGTCCTTTCCCGATACATCCCGGCCAATGAGCGGATTGTAACCATTGAAGACTCGGCTGAGCTGCAGCTCAAGCAGGAGCACGTGGTCCGCCTGGAGACCAGGCCGCCGAACACTGAAGGCAAGGGCGAGGTGACCCAGCGGGATCTGGTCATCAACTCCCTGCGCATGCGGCCGGACCGGATCATCGTGGGCGAGGTGCGGGGCAAGGAGTCCTTTGACATGCTCCAGGCCATGAATACCGGGCACGACGGTTCCCTGACCACCATCCACGCCAACTCCCCCCGGGACGGATTGATGCGGCTGGAAACCATGGTGGCCATGGCCAACTTCGAGATTCCCAGTGATTTTCTGCGCCGGTACATCAGCTCGGCCCTGGATGTGGTCCTGCAGCTGGGCCGACTCTCGGACGGCAAACGGAAATTGCTCAGCGTGCAGGAGATAACCGGCATGGAAGGCAATGTGATCACCATGCAGGAGATCTTTTCCTTCAAGCAGCAGGGCCTGGCCAAGGACGGATCGGTCAAGGGCCGGTTTCAGTTTCACGGCATCCGGCCCCGGTTTCTGGACCGGTTCAACGAATGGGGCATTACCCTGCCCAAGGATGTGTTTACCGGGCTGGATGAGTTTTAG
- a CDS encoding outer membrane beta-barrel protein produces the protein MRAFVIFVLIALFPAFCWAAQDSGHLAKKNSVAIKPGYHFYPDSDFFDFWGNDADDLSGFMFELAYERELNDYLGLEIGLGYFSSKEKYHNVLFLGDSADLDIQNTYVSPTLKGYLPLCDYVYLYAGIGPDIYYTYADFDYDSAVLSYSNDNDEFSLGAHVQGGMEVYLFTEPGAGLYDWPVGLFVEYRYSWVDVEDLDQPVVSDVNKSLDTNYGENDLDVGGSQVMMGLRWHF, from the coding sequence ATGCGGGCGTTTGTTATTTTTGTTCTTATTGCGTTGTTTCCTGCTTTTTGTTGGGCAGCCCAGGACTCAGGGCATTTAGCCAAGAAGAATTCAGTGGCCATCAAACCGGGGTATCACTTCTATCCAGACAGTGATTTTTTCGATTTTTGGGGCAATGACGCAGATGACTTATCTGGATTTATGTTTGAGTTGGCCTATGAAAGAGAGCTGAACGACTACTTGGGACTGGAAATAGGCTTGGGATATTTCTCTTCCAAGGAAAAGTATCACAATGTACTGTTTTTAGGAGATTCTGCAGACTTGGATATACAGAACACTTATGTGTCGCCAACGTTGAAGGGGTATCTGCCGTTGTGTGATTATGTGTATCTTTATGCTGGAATCGGGCCGGACATCTATTACACATATGCTGATTTTGACTACGATTCAGCAGTATTGTCCTATTCCAACGACAATGATGAGTTTAGTCTCGGTGCCCACGTGCAGGGGGGCATGGAGGTCTATCTCTTCACTGAACCTGGGGCGGGACTGTATGATTGGCCTGTTGGTCTATTTGTGGAATACAGATATTCCTGGGTCGATGTTGAGGACTTGGATCAGCCTGTTGTCAGTGATGTAAACAAGTCTCTGGATACAAATTACGGGGAGAATGATTTGGATGTTGGTGGATCGCAAGTCATGATGGGCCTGCGCTGGCATTTTTGA
- a CDS encoding type II secretion system F family protein produces the protein MHPFILGLVIFLVAVSIIELALYSRRLITRPDRQYVKRRLKQLPTQQQEAVLNSILREESYSDVPFLNRILQKITFVRRLKNLKEQANAQYSVGFFLLFSLLLAVVGAFPALVAASGGAAILLSGGVGACLPWGYLMFKKRKRMERFRHQLPEAMELIARSLKAGHAFASGLKLAADQMDDPISIEFAATIHEINFGVSVSDALRHLAQRVDCADLQIFVVSVIMQRETGGNLAEIMESNARIIRERFKFQNHVKTLSAEGRMSAVVLFLLPIVVFLAIQALNPEYMATLYATPLGQNLLWGAGIMMVLGMLVVKKLVVIEA, from the coding sequence ATGCATCCATTCATCCTGGGCTTGGTCATTTTCCTGGTCGCTGTGTCCATTATCGAGCTTGCCCTCTACTCCCGCCGGCTGATCACCAGGCCGGACCGGCAGTACGTCAAGCGCAGGCTCAAACAGCTGCCGACTCAGCAGCAGGAAGCGGTCTTGAATTCCATCCTGCGCGAGGAGAGCTACAGTGATGTTCCTTTTCTGAATCGAATACTGCAGAAAATCACCTTTGTCCGCAGACTGAAAAATCTCAAGGAACAGGCCAATGCCCAATACTCTGTGGGGTTCTTTCTCCTTTTTTCCCTGCTGTTGGCTGTGGTTGGGGCCTTTCCGGCATTGGTCGCTGCATCAGGGGGGGCGGCAATTCTGCTTTCAGGCGGGGTTGGGGCCTGCCTGCCCTGGGGCTATCTGATGTTCAAGAAACGCAAGCGCATGGAACGGTTTCGCCACCAGCTGCCCGAAGCCATGGAGCTCATCGCCCGCTCCCTCAAGGCAGGTCATGCCTTTGCGTCCGGGCTCAAGCTGGCTGCTGATCAGATGGACGATCCAATCAGCATAGAGTTCGCCGCCACAATTCACGAAATCAACTTTGGAGTCAGCGTCTCGGACGCCCTGCGCCATCTGGCCCAGCGGGTGGACTGCGCGGATCTGCAGATCTTTGTCGTCTCGGTCATCATGCAGCGGGAGACAGGGGGCAACCTGGCCGAGATCATGGAAAGCAACGCCCGGATCATCCGGGAACGGTTCAAGTTCCAGAATCACGTCAAGACCCTGTCTGCCGAGGGGCGAATGTCTGCCGTGGTCCTTTTTCTGCTGCCCATTGTTGTTTTCCTGGCCATCCAGGCATTGAACCCGGAATACATGGCCACATTGTACGCCACTCCCTTGGGCCAGAACCTGCTCTGGGGAGCGGGGATCATGATGGTCCTCGGCATGCTGGTGGTCAAGAAATTGGTGGTTATTGAGGCGTAG
- a CDS encoding LytR C-terminal domain-containing protein: MCALLHRMPVFHLGLTALPAICLAFLLAAVPTGCSSRYADLPAFRAHPLVSDPQTSYQYGRYLQNKGKHQWAVQELAKAVDANPQHVRAYNAMGVSHDILGEYVQAEKCYQAALEIDPDQAWVHNNLGVSALMRGDVGNAISSFSRAVELSPDTVRFRNNLGLAYVHNNEMHRAFAQFSAAEGPSQAHARMATCFQQAGQSDLAKEHLALAYAQESGPESTELIHQTVGNGDHDLSSKTARGDQKHIYRNEVDTSRVVAASASTQTPPGRKGGKVKPGPEKEKKTQKRVVPVQAQAPALKSDSQRSGEECPIQEFTPDPQPGIEISNGNGIRGMAARVGRFLSEKGQHVVRLTNAQHFRHEHTLIFYGPEYLQQAYQVAQEIPGWQDMREDAHLGREEIKIRVRIGRDIVRYDGNQFGAL, translated from the coding sequence ATGTGTGCTTTGCTTCATCGTATGCCGGTGTTTCATCTCGGATTGACGGCCCTTCCGGCTATTTGTCTGGCTTTCCTTCTGGCAGCCGTCCCTACTGGATGCTCCTCAAGGTATGCTGACCTTCCGGCTTTTCGGGCCCACCCCCTGGTTTCTGATCCCCAGACCTCCTACCAATACGGCCGCTATCTGCAAAACAAGGGCAAGCACCAATGGGCTGTACAGGAGCTGGCCAAGGCAGTAGACGCAAACCCGCAGCATGTTCGGGCTTACAACGCCATGGGGGTGTCCCACGACATCCTGGGCGAGTACGTTCAGGCAGAAAAATGCTACCAGGCGGCCCTGGAGATTGATCCCGACCAGGCCTGGGTCCACAACAATCTGGGGGTGTCGGCCCTGATGCGGGGCGATGTGGGCAATGCCATCTCCAGCTTCAGCCGGGCTGTGGAACTCAGCCCGGATACGGTGCGGTTTCGCAATAACCTGGGCCTCGCCTATGTCCACAACAATGAAATGCACCGGGCCTTTGCCCAGTTCTCCGCGGCAGAAGGGCCTTCCCAGGCCCATGCCAGAATGGCCACATGTTTTCAGCAGGCAGGACAGAGTGATTTGGCAAAGGAGCACTTGGCCCTGGCCTATGCTCAGGAATCAGGTCCTGAAAGCACAGAGCTGATTCATCAGACAGTCGGTAATGGTGATCACGACCTCAGCTCTAAGACAGCCCGTGGAGATCAAAAGCATATATACCGAAATGAGGTGGATACCAGCCGGGTTGTGGCTGCGTCGGCAAGCACACAGACACCACCGGGCCGGAAAGGTGGCAAAGTCAAGCCCGGGCCGGAGAAAGAAAAAAAGACTCAGAAACGGGTAGTACCGGTCCAGGCTCAGGCCCCTGCACTCAAGTCAGACTCCCAGAGATCAGGGGAAGAATGTCCCATCCAGGAGTTCACTCCCGATCCTCAACCCGGAATTGAGATCTCCAACGGCAATGGGATCCGGGGCATGGCCGCTCGAGTGGGCAGGTTCCTGTCCGAAAAGGGGCAGCATGTCGTCAGGCTGACCAATGCCCAGCACTTTAGACACGAACATACTCTGATATTTTACGGTCCGGAGTATCTTCAGCAGGCCTATCAAGTGGCCCAGGAGATTCCCGGCTGGCAGGACATGCGTGAAGACGCACACCTTGGCCGGGAGGAAATCAAGATCCGGGTTCGCATTGGGCGGGATATTGTCAGGTATGACGGGAATCAGTTCGGGGCCTTGTGA
- a CDS encoding type II secretion system F family protein — protein sequence MMPTISLPMLVAVIAFCSICLCMMGLYHYMQVLKKKKVLLGKIKDSSGQWATASADRDDQDKARGMIAKLTQALSFMGQKASKGISDKEYSAAKLRFLRAGIRHPNIVPLFWGIKTLLCVLCVFAFLALELRFHFLLNTAYTMGGALIAALVGLYLPDFWLRLKRSKRAHSLERGFPDCLDLLVVCVEAGMGLDGAISRVSKEIKLSNSPLSDELRMYTLEVKAGKSRQEALNNLGIRTDLDDVKNFVGLLVQTIRFGTSMADTLRIYADTFRTKRRQRAEEKAAKLPIKLLFPCALFIFPALFVVILGPAVIQIFEALIKQ from the coding sequence ATGATGCCCACTATATCCCTCCCCATGCTGGTTGCGGTCATTGCCTTCTGCAGCATTTGCCTGTGCATGATGGGGCTGTACCATTATATGCAGGTCTTGAAGAAGAAAAAGGTGCTTTTGGGCAAGATCAAGGACAGCTCCGGACAATGGGCTACGGCTTCCGCTGATCGCGATGACCAGGACAAGGCCAGGGGGATGATCGCCAAGCTGACTCAGGCCTTGAGCTTTATGGGCCAAAAGGCGTCCAAAGGCATTTCGGACAAAGAGTATTCGGCAGCAAAGCTCAGGTTCCTGCGGGCCGGGATTCGGCATCCGAATATTGTCCCCCTGTTCTGGGGAATCAAGACCTTGTTGTGTGTCCTGTGTGTCTTTGCCTTCCTGGCCTTGGAGCTGCGGTTTCATTTTCTGCTCAATACCGCCTACACCATGGGCGGAGCACTTATCGCGGCCTTGGTCGGGCTGTATCTTCCGGATTTCTGGCTCCGGCTGAAGCGAAGCAAGCGGGCACACAGTCTGGAACGGGGTTTTCCGGACTGCCTGGATCTGCTGGTGGTCTGCGTGGAAGCCGGCATGGGGCTGGATGGGGCCATCAGCCGGGTTTCCAAAGAGATCAAGCTGAGCAATTCTCCATTAAGCGATGAGCTGCGCATGTATACCCTGGAGGTCAAAGCGGGCAAGAGCAGGCAGGAGGCCCTGAACAATCTGGGGATCCGCACCGATCTGGACGATGTAAAGAATTTTGTCGGTCTCCTGGTGCAAACCATCCGCTTCGGGACCAGCATGGCCGACACCCTGCGCATCTATGCAGATACGTTCCGGACCAAGCGCAGGCAGCGGGCTGAGGAAAAGGCGGCCAAGCTGCCTATCAAGCTCCTGTTCCCCTGTGCTCTGTTTATTTTCCCCGCTCTGTTCGTGGTCATTCTCGGACCGGCTGTGATCCAGATCTTTGAGGCGCTTATTAAGCAGTGA